One segment of Micromonospora parathelypteridis DNA contains the following:
- a CDS encoding demethylmenaquinone methyltransferase has protein sequence MSRTPKGQRASLDKQPHEVAAMFDGVAERYDLTNTVLSFGQDRSWRRATRAALGLRPGERVLDVGAGTGVSTRELAQSGAYAVGLDLSLGMLQVGKRARPEVSLLAGDALRLPFADASFDAVTISFALRNVNDTDAALRELARVTRPGGRLVVSEFSTPVNPVFRTVYLSYLMRSLPAVARAVSSNPEAYVYLAESVRAWPAQAALAGRLAAAGWGRVAWRNLTGGVVALHRGIRE, from the coding sequence GTGAGCCGTACCCCGAAGGGCCAGCGCGCCAGCCTGGACAAGCAGCCGCACGAGGTCGCCGCGATGTTCGACGGCGTGGCAGAGCGTTACGACCTGACCAACACGGTGCTCTCCTTCGGCCAGGACCGCTCTTGGCGTCGGGCCACCAGAGCGGCGCTCGGGCTACGGCCGGGCGAGCGGGTGCTGGACGTGGGCGCGGGCACCGGTGTCTCGACGCGGGAGCTTGCGCAGTCCGGGGCGTACGCGGTCGGGCTCGATCTGTCGCTGGGCATGCTGCAGGTTGGCAAGCGGGCTCGTCCCGAGGTGTCGCTGCTGGCCGGGGACGCGCTGCGGTTGCCGTTCGCCGACGCCAGTTTCGACGCGGTGACCATCTCCTTTGCGCTGCGCAACGTCAACGACACCGACGCGGCCCTGCGGGAGTTGGCTCGGGTGACCCGGCCCGGCGGACGGCTGGTCGTCTCCGAGTTCAGCACTCCGGTCAATCCGGTCTTCCGGACGGTCTACCTGTCGTACCTGATGCGGTCGCTGCCGGCGGTCGCCCGCGCGGTGTCGAGCAACCCCGAGGCGTACGTCTATCTCGCCGAGTCGGTCCGGGCCTGGCCGGCGCAGGCCGCGCTGGCCGGGCGGCTCGCGGCGGCCGGGTGGGGGCGGGTGGCGTGGCGCAACCTGACCGGTGGCGTGGTGGCCCTGCACCGGGGGATCCGCGAGTAG
- a CDS encoding geranylgeranyl reductase family protein, which translates to MTAVEHDADVIVVGAGPGGSATAYHLARHGVRVLLLEKTEFPREKVCGDGLTPRAVRQLIRMGVDTSPEAGWLHNRGLRVIGGGVRLELDWPELASFPNYGLVRTRLDFDDLLAQRAVAAGAKLRTSVNVLGPVLDGDGRVTGVEAEVGPGKEPATFHAPLVVAADGVSGRFPLALGLAKREDRPIGVAVRRYYRSPAKADDNYLESWLELRSKDSGDNLLPGYGWIFGLGDGRVNVGLGVLNSSSAFGKTNYRRLLTDWLANTPEDWGMTDEANADGPILGAALPMGFNRVPHYTRGVLLVGDSGGMVNPFNGEGIAYAMESGELAAEVMVQALARPAGPERERALLAYPNELKARLGGYYRLGGIFVKLIGRPEIMRLATKHGMPHPTLMRFVLKLLANLTDPRGGDAMDRVINAMTKAAPAV; encoded by the coding sequence ATGACCGCGGTGGAACACGATGCCGACGTCATTGTCGTAGGCGCCGGTCCCGGTGGGTCAGCGACTGCGTACCACCTGGCCCGGCACGGCGTACGGGTGTTGCTGCTGGAGAAGACCGAGTTCCCACGGGAGAAGGTCTGCGGCGACGGGTTGACCCCGCGCGCGGTGCGCCAGCTCATCCGGATGGGTGTCGACACCTCACCCGAGGCCGGCTGGCTGCACAACCGAGGTCTGCGGGTCATCGGCGGCGGTGTACGCCTCGAACTGGACTGGCCCGAGTTGGCCAGTTTCCCCAACTACGGCCTGGTGCGAACGAGGCTGGACTTCGACGACCTGCTCGCCCAGCGGGCGGTGGCCGCCGGTGCCAAGCTGCGGACCAGCGTCAACGTGCTGGGCCCGGTGCTCGACGGTGACGGTCGGGTCACCGGCGTCGAGGCGGAGGTCGGCCCGGGCAAGGAGCCCGCCACCTTCCACGCACCGCTGGTCGTCGCGGCCGACGGGGTCTCCGGTCGGTTCCCGCTCGCGCTCGGGCTGGCCAAGCGGGAGGACCGGCCGATCGGCGTGGCCGTCCGCCGCTACTACCGCTCGCCGGCCAAGGCCGACGACAACTACCTGGAGTCCTGGCTGGAGCTGCGCAGCAAGGACAGCGGCGACAACCTGCTGCCCGGGTACGGCTGGATCTTCGGCCTCGGTGACGGGCGGGTCAACGTCGGCCTCGGCGTGCTCAACTCGTCCTCCGCGTTCGGCAAGACCAACTACCGCCGGCTGCTCACCGACTGGCTCGCCAACACTCCCGAGGACTGGGGGATGACCGACGAGGCCAACGCCGACGGCCCGATCCTCGGTGCCGCACTGCCGATGGGCTTCAACCGGGTGCCCCACTACACCCGCGGTGTGTTGCTGGTCGGCGACTCGGGCGGCATGGTCAACCCGTTCAACGGTGAGGGCATCGCGTACGCGATGGAGTCTGGCGAGCTGGCCGCGGAGGTCATGGTCCAGGCCCTCGCCCGACCGGCCGGTCCGGAGCGGGAGCGGGCGCTGCTGGCGTACCCGAACGAGCTGAAGGCCCGACTCGGCGGCTACTACCGGTTGGGCGGCATCTTCGTGAAACTGATCGGCCGTCCGGAGATCATGCGGCTCGCCACCAAACACGGTATGCCGCACCCGACGCTGATGCGCTTCGTACTCAAGCTGTTGGCCAACCTGACCGACCCGCGTGGCGGGGATGCGATGGACCGGGTCATCAATGCGATGACGAAAGCCGCGCCAGCCGTGTAG
- a CDS encoding NADH-quinone oxidoreductase subunit A, producing MSLSPYAPIIGLFALAAAFSLFSVGAARFAGPRRYNKAKLEAYECGIEPSPQPVGGGRFPIKFYLTAMLFIVFDIEIIFLYPWAVSFDALPIFGFVEMVLFIVAVFVAYAYVWRRGGLDWD from the coding sequence ATGTCGCTCTCGCCTTACGCACCGATCATCGGGCTGTTCGCCCTCGCCGCGGCGTTCTCGCTGTTTTCCGTTGGCGCCGCCCGCTTCGCCGGTCCCCGTCGCTACAACAAGGCCAAACTCGAGGCTTACGAGTGCGGCATCGAGCCCAGCCCGCAGCCGGTCGGCGGCGGCCGGTTCCCGATCAAGTTCTACCTGACGGCGATGCTCTTCATCGTCTTCGACATCGAGATCATCTTCCTCTACCCCTGGGCGGTCTCGTTCGACGCTCTGCCGATCTTCGGCTTCGTGGAGATGGTCCTGTTCATCGTCGCGGTCTTCGTTGCGTACGCCTACGTGTGGCGGCGCGGCGGCCTGGACTGGGACTGA
- a CDS encoding NuoB/complex I 20 kDa subunit family protein translates to MGIEEKLPAGVLLTSVEKLVNWSRKSSVWGATFGLACCAIEMMAAGGPHYDMGRWGMEVFRASPRQADLMIVAGRVSQKMAPVLRQIYDQMAEPRWVLSMGVCASSGGMFNNYAIVQGVDHVVPVDMYLPGCPPRPEMLIDAILKLREKIMYEPLGPNGRKMLAARQERGDVPVVPYGSMPSSYRSDKARRAEWTRAVREGREEQLRIENWMNAQNHLHPQVGPK, encoded by the coding sequence ATGGGCATCGAGGAGAAGCTTCCCGCCGGCGTCCTGCTCACCTCGGTGGAGAAGCTGGTCAACTGGTCCCGGAAGTCGTCCGTGTGGGGCGCTACCTTCGGCCTGGCCTGCTGCGCCATCGAGATGATGGCCGCCGGTGGTCCGCACTACGACATGGGCCGCTGGGGCATGGAGGTCTTCCGGGCGTCGCCCCGGCAGGCCGACCTGATGATCGTGGCCGGCCGGGTCAGTCAGAAGATGGCCCCGGTGCTGCGCCAGATCTACGACCAGATGGCCGAGCCCCGCTGGGTGCTCTCGATGGGCGTCTGCGCCAGCAGCGGCGGCATGTTCAACAACTACGCGATCGTGCAGGGCGTCGACCACGTGGTGCCGGTCGACATGTACCTGCCCGGCTGCCCGCCCCGGCCGGAGATGCTCATCGACGCGATCCTCAAGCTCCGCGAGAAGATCATGTATGAGCCGCTGGGCCCGAACGGCCGCAAGATGCTGGCTGCCCGCCAGGAGCGCGGCGACGTTCCGGTCGTGCCGTACGGCTCCATGCCCTCCTCGTACCGCAGTGACAAGGCGCGGCGTGCCGAGTGGACCCGGGCGGTCCGCGAGGGCCGCGAGGAGCAGTTGCGGATCGAGAACTGGATGAACGCGCAGAACCACCTCCACCCGCAGGTAGGCCCCAAATGA
- a CDS encoding NADH-quinone oxidoreductase subunit C, translating to MSDKPNDGGVPVPVVPAGASSGAPAELPPASPAGRGMFGNHGTGDVSGYGGLVRQRQPIEEAPRPYGGYFDEVRDALEEAYPAFADAIEKVVVDRGELTLHVRPERIAEVCQVMRDDLALRFELCSSVSGADYLGADERRLHVVYLLTSMTYRRRVRLEAAVSVESPHLPSVTAVYPTADWQEREAYDMFGIVFDGHPNLTRILMPDDWEGHPQRKDYPLGGVPVEYKGAEIQPPDKRRSYQ from the coding sequence ATGAGCGACAAGCCCAACGACGGCGGCGTACCGGTGCCGGTGGTGCCGGCCGGCGCCTCCAGCGGTGCCCCCGCCGAGTTGCCGCCGGCCAGCCCGGCCGGGCGCGGCATGTTCGGCAACCACGGCACCGGCGACGTGTCCGGCTACGGCGGCCTGGTCCGCCAGCGCCAGCCCATCGAGGAGGCCCCCCGGCCGTACGGGGGCTACTTCGACGAGGTCCGCGACGCGTTGGAGGAGGCGTACCCGGCCTTCGCCGACGCGATCGAGAAGGTCGTGGTCGACCGGGGTGAGCTGACCCTGCACGTACGGCCGGAGCGGATCGCCGAGGTCTGCCAGGTGATGCGGGACGACCTGGCGCTGCGGTTCGAGCTGTGCTCCTCGGTGTCCGGTGCGGACTACCTGGGCGCCGACGAGCGCCGACTGCACGTGGTCTACCTGCTCACGTCGATGACGTACCGGCGGCGGGTCCGACTGGAGGCCGCGGTCTCCGTCGAGTCCCCGCACCTGCCCAGCGTGACCGCGGTCTACCCGACGGCGGACTGGCAGGAGCGGGAGGCGTACGACATGTTCGGCATCGTCTTCGACGGCCACCCCAACCTGACCCGGATCCTCATGCCGGACGACTGGGAGGGCCACCCGCAGCGCAAGGACTACCCGCTCGGCGGCGTCCCCGTCGAGTACAAGGGCGCGGAGATCCAGCCGCCGGACAAGCGGAGGTCGTACCAGTGA
- a CDS encoding NADH-quinone oxidoreductase subunit D yields MTTSNYASERETDEGRVFTVTGGDWDTIVAGTDPINDERIVVNMGPQHPSTHGVLRLILELEGETVREARSVIGYLHTGIEKNLEYRNWVQGSTFVTRMDYLAPIFNETAYALAVEKLLGITDDVTERATTIRVLMMELNRISSHLVWLATTGMELGAISIMLYGFREREYILDIFETITGLRMNHAYVRPGGVAQDVPDEAIVKIREFLKMMPKKLKEYEDLLSGQPIWTERTKNVAVLDVTGCVALGITGPVLRSAGLAWDLRKTMPYCGYETYEFDVPTHPDGDVWGRYQVRLAEIRESMKLVEQALDRLRPGPVMVADRKIAWPAQLAIGVDGMGNSLEHVAKIMGQSMESLIHHFKLVTEGFRVPPGQVYVAIEAPRGELGVHAVSDGGTRPYRVHYREPSFVNLQALPAMAEGGLIADVIAGGASLDPVMGGCDR; encoded by the coding sequence GTGACGACGTCGAACTACGCCAGCGAGCGCGAGACCGACGAGGGGCGGGTCTTCACCGTCACCGGCGGGGACTGGGACACGATCGTCGCGGGCACCGACCCGATCAACGACGAGCGGATCGTGGTCAACATGGGTCCGCAGCACCCGTCCACGCACGGGGTGCTGCGGCTGATCCTGGAGCTGGAGGGCGAGACGGTCCGCGAGGCCCGCTCCGTCATCGGCTACCTGCACACCGGCATCGAGAAGAACCTCGAGTACCGCAACTGGGTCCAGGGCTCGACGTTCGTGACCCGGATGGACTACCTCGCCCCGATCTTCAACGAGACGGCGTACGCGCTGGCGGTCGAGAAGCTGCTCGGCATCACGGACGACGTGACCGAGCGGGCCACCACCATCCGCGTGCTGATGATGGAACTCAACCGGATCTCGTCGCACCTGGTCTGGCTGGCCACCACCGGCATGGAGCTGGGCGCGATCTCGATCATGCTGTACGGCTTCCGCGAGCGGGAGTACATCCTCGACATCTTCGAGACCATCACCGGTCTGCGGATGAACCACGCGTACGTCCGGCCGGGCGGTGTGGCTCAGGACGTGCCGGACGAGGCGATCGTCAAGATCCGCGAGTTCCTCAAGATGATGCCGAAGAAGCTCAAGGAGTACGAGGACCTCCTCTCCGGTCAGCCGATCTGGACCGAGCGTACGAAGAACGTCGCGGTGCTGGACGTGACCGGCTGTGTGGCACTCGGCATCACCGGACCGGTGCTGCGCTCCGCCGGCCTCGCGTGGGACCTGCGCAAGACCATGCCGTACTGCGGCTACGAGACGTACGAGTTCGACGTGCCGACCCACCCCGACGGTGACGTGTGGGGCCGCTACCAGGTCCGGCTCGCCGAGATCCGGGAGTCGATGAAGCTGGTCGAGCAGGCACTGGACCGGCTCCGTCCGGGCCCGGTGATGGTCGCCGACCGCAAGATCGCATGGCCGGCGCAGTTGGCCATCGGTGTCGACGGCATGGGCAACTCGCTGGAGCACGTCGCGAAGATCATGGGTCAGTCGATGGAGTCGCTGATCCACCACTTCAAGCTGGTGACCGAGGGCTTCCGGGTCCCGCCCGGCCAGGTGTACGTCGCCATCGAGGCGCCCCGCGGCGAGTTGGGCGTACACGCGGTCTCCGACGGTGGCACCCGGCCGTACCGGGTGCACTACCGGGAGCCGAGCTTCGTCAATCTCCAGGCCCTCCCGGCGATGGCCGAGGGCGGTCTGATCGCCGACGTGATCGCCGGCGGTGCCTCGTTGGACCCGGTCATGGGCGGGTGTGACAGGTGA
- the nuoE gene encoding NADH-quinone oxidoreductase subunit NuoE, with translation MSVFTDETRERAREIIARYPADRSRSALLPLLHLVQAEEGYVSPAGVTFCAEVLGLNKAQVGAVATFYTMYKRKPTGDFLVSVCTNTMCNVLGGQEIYDTLSEHLGVGHDETTADGTITLEHAECLAACDYGPVMTVNYDFFDGVDPSTAVGVVDELRAGGRPMPTRGARLCTLKEMAVQLAGFADDRDGAVADGGPGEPTLRGLRLAQQHGVSVPGFDPNTPIRSKAEADQAAAKAKAAEAAAKPAVEPATPASPVKGGDGASAAVPAETSPPVPRDAQKAEAAGVAANEPASDGKPAGDATGPQERNLNEASASAGGANPAAASETGAQK, from the coding sequence ATGAGTGTTTTCACTGACGAGACCCGGGAGCGGGCGCGCGAGATCATCGCCCGTTACCCGGCGGACCGGTCCCGCTCGGCGCTGCTGCCGCTGCTGCACCTGGTGCAGGCCGAAGAGGGGTACGTCTCCCCGGCCGGGGTCACGTTCTGCGCCGAGGTGCTGGGGCTGAACAAGGCCCAGGTCGGAGCGGTGGCCACCTTCTACACGATGTACAAGCGGAAGCCGACCGGTGACTTCCTGGTCAGCGTCTGCACCAACACCATGTGCAATGTGCTCGGTGGCCAGGAAATCTACGACACCCTCTCCGAGCACCTGGGCGTCGGGCACGACGAGACGACCGCCGACGGCACGATCACGCTGGAGCACGCCGAGTGCCTGGCCGCGTGTGACTACGGCCCGGTCATGACCGTCAACTACGACTTCTTCGACGGCGTGGACCCGTCCACCGCGGTCGGTGTGGTCGACGAGTTGCGGGCGGGTGGGCGGCCGATGCCGACCCGCGGTGCCCGGCTCTGCACCCTCAAGGAAATGGCGGTGCAACTCGCCGGTTTCGCCGACGATCGCGACGGCGCGGTCGCCGACGGTGGCCCGGGCGAGCCCACCCTGCGCGGGCTGCGGCTCGCGCAGCAGCACGGTGTCTCGGTGCCGGGCTTCGACCCGAACACCCCGATCCGCAGCAAGGCCGAGGCGGACCAGGCGGCGGCGAAGGCGAAGGCCGCCGAGGCCGCCGCGAAGCCCGCCGTCGAGCCCGCCACGCCGGCCAGCCCGGTGAAGGGTGGCGACGGCGCTTCCGCCGCGGTTCCGGCGGAGACCTCGCCGCCGGTCCCGCGCGACGCGCAGAAGGCGGAGGCGGCCGGTGTGGCGGCCAACGAACCCGCCAGCGACGGCAAGCCCGCCGGTGATGCCACTGGCCCGCAGGAGCGCAACCTCAACGAAGCGTCGGCGAGCGCCGGTGGCGCGAATCCCGCCGCCGCGAGCGAAACGGGGGCCCAGAAGTGA